One window of the Mixophyes fleayi isolate aMixFle1 chromosome 6, aMixFle1.hap1, whole genome shotgun sequence genome contains the following:
- the CYP26C1 gene encoding cytochrome P450 26C1 has product MFLTTDLNYLSFFEAAFTSVLSLVLLLAVSHQLWSLRWHSTRDRASNLPLPKGSMGWPFFGETLHWLVQGSTFHSSRREKYGNIFKTHLLGKPLIRVTGAENVRKILLGEHHLVSAQWPQSTQIILGSNTLVNSIGELHRHKRKIMAKVFSHPALESYIPRIQEAVSWELHGWCRETGSISMFSSAKALTFRIAARILLGLSLGEKQFKDLASVFEQLVENLFSLPLDIPFSGLRKGIKARDTLHQYMEEAIRDKITRRDPEVCEDALDYLIDSAKENGKELNMHELKESAIELMFAAFFTTASASTSLILLLLKHPSAIHKLRQELASHGLNKQCQCLHSDNPNNNSVDDQCVAAGCHSSVLLGSEGHVKEIWEQTKLMLVDRNEREQICSVTRRSHDGVSWEHPCNGALYKQDTSIYHLGSTKLLEEPNGLKAECTCQTNMSLEKLKGLHYLDCVVKEVLRLLPPVSGGYRTALQTFELDGYQIPKGWSVMYSIRDTHETAAVYQNSESFDPDRFSVERDEGKSGRFNYIPFGGGVRSCIGKELAQVILKILAIELVGTASWELATPSFPKMQTVPIVHPVDGLQLFFRFFNSSDNDTGSKEL; this is encoded by the exons ATGTTCCTCACTACAGACCTCAATTACTTGTCATTCTTTGAAGCTGCCTTTACTTCAGTCCTCTCCTTGGTCCTTCTCCTGGCAGTTTCTCACCAGTTATGGTCCCTGAGATGGCACAGTACTAGAGACCGGGCCAGCAATTTACCTCTCCCCAAAGGGTCCATGGGCTGGCCGTTTTTTGGGGAAACTCTACACTGGCTTGTCCAG GGCTCAACTTTCCATAGCTCCAGACGGGAGAAGTATGGTAACATTTTTAAGACTCATCTGCTGGGGAAGCCACTGATCCGTGTGACTGGAGCGGAGAACGTCCGCAAGATCTTGTTAGGGGAACATCATCTGGTTAGCGCCCAGTGGCCCCAGAGCACCCAGATAATCTTGGGCTCCAATACACTAGTCAACTCCATTGGAGAGCTCCATAGACACAAGAGGAAA ATTATGGCCAAGGTGTTCAGCCACCCGGCGTTGGAGAGCTACATTCCTCGTATCCAGGAGGCTGTGAGCTGGGAGCTGCATGGCTGGTGCAGGGAGACCGGCTCCATCTCCATGTTCTCCTCGGCTAAAGCTCTTACTTTCCGGATTGCTGCCCGCATCCTACTGGGGCTCAGCCTGGGGGAGAAGCAGTTTAAAGATCTGGCCAGTGTGTTTGAGCAGCTCGTGGAgaatctcttctctctccccctggACATCCCATTCAGTGGTCTCCGCAAG GGCATTAAAGCACGGGACACTTTGCACCAGTACATGGAGGAAGCTATTAGGGATAAAATCACCAGGAGAGACCCTGAGGTGTGTGAAGATGCTCTGGATTATCTAATCGACAGCGCCAAGGAGAATGGAAAAGAGCTGAACATGCACGAGCTGAAG GAATCCGCTATTGAGCTTATGTTTGCTGCCTTCTTCACTACTGCCAGTGCCAGCACCTCCCTCATACTTCTCTTACTCAAACATCCATCTGCCATACACAAGCTCAGGCAGGAGCTGGCATCACATGGGTTAAACAAGCAGTGCCAGTGTCTCCATTCAGACAACCCGAATAACAACAGTGTGGATGATCAGTGTGTGGCTGCAGGTTGTCACTCTTCTGTCCTGCTGGGCTCAGAGGGGCATGTGAAGGAGATCTGGGAGCAGACAAAACTCATGTTAGTGGATAGGAATGAGAGAGAACAGATTTGTTCTGTAACCAGAAGATCCCATGATGGCGTGAGCTGGGAGCACCCCTGTAATGGTGCATTGTACAAACAGGATACTTCCATTTATCATCTGGGTTCTACCAAGTTACTGGAAGAGCCCAATGGACTGAAGGCTGAGTGCACCTGCCAAACAAACATGAGTTTGGAGAAACTGAAGGGACTTcactatctggactgtgtagtgaaGGAAGTACTCCGCCTGCTCCCCCCAGTCTCTGGAGGCTACAGAACTGCTCTGCAGACCTTTGAACTGGAT GGCTACCAAATCCCCAAAGGTTGGAGTGTTATGTACAGTATCAGAGACACTCATGAAACAGCAGCCGTTTATCAGAATTCCGAATCGTTTGACCCAGATCGGTTCAGTGTGGAAAGAGATGAAGGGAAATCGGGCAGATTTAATTATATTCCCTTTGGAGGTGGGGTCCGAAGCTGCATTGGCAAAGAATTGGCACAAGTCATACTCAAGATCCTTGCCATAGAGCTTGTTGGCACTGCTAGCTGGGAATTGGCCACCCCAAGTTTTCCCAAAATGCAGACTGTCCCCATCGTGCACCCTGTAGACGGACTCCAGCTCTTCTTCCGATTTTTTAATTCTAGTGACAATGACACAGGGTCAAAGGAACTATGA